The segment CGTTCATGGCGGTCTCGACGCGGTTGAACTCCGGGAGGATCTGATCCGCGGCGGGCATCTCGTATCCGGCGGCCATCGGCTTGCCGAAGATGATCGTGTCGCGCAGCGCCCGGTAGTTCTGCATCGCGTCGGAGAAGGCGGTCAGGCGTTCCAGCCGGTCGGCGGCGCCCGAGCCCTCGGCGATCCCGCGGTAGCCCGCCACCGCCGCCTCGATCTGTGCGTCGGACGCCTCGGTGGCCTGTACGCCGAGCTTCGCCAACTCGTCGTCCTTGCGTGCGCCGCCCGAGTTGAAGAGCAGCATGCCCCGGAACATGCCGGTCAGCGCGGTGCGCATGTTGGCGATCTGTTCCATGCCGTCGATGTGGTTCGCCTTCATGTCGCGCAGGTCGTCGCGCAGCTCACCCATCCGGTTCAGCGCGACGCCGGTGACCAGCAGGGCGACCAGGGCGACGCAGGCCGCCGCCACGGTGCTCTTGATCAGCAGGCTCCGGTCGCCGAGCAGCCGCTCCAGCAGACCACGAGAGGCGGTCAAGGGCGGTCGGCTGCTCTCCTGCTGCATGGCTTCCTCCGTCGGCGTCGATAGGCGCAACCAACTCTAGAAGCCATTTCCGGGTGATTTCGGTAGATTGCCCAAGTCTTTCCAGGGATCGGATGCTAGCCGTGCACGAGGGCGATGCTGCACCGGGCGCGATGCAGCAGGTGCCGGCCGATCGACGGGCGCAGAGCGACCCGCAACGCCCGGCGGATCCGGGCGCCGGCGACCACCAGCTGGGCCCCGGCGGCCGCCTCGGCGAGGACCTCGCCCGGCGCGCCGACCAGCACCTCGGTGGTCACCGGCACCTGCGGGAACCGTCCGCGCCAGCCGGCGACGATCTCGTCCAGCCGGTGGCGCTGCGCGGCCACGGCCGCCAGGTTCGCCTCGCAGAGCAGGTCCGGTCCGCTGTCCGGGACCGAGAAGCCGTGCACCGCGCGCAGCGGGACACCGCGTACGGCCGCCTGCTCGAAAGCGAAACCGAGCACCTGGCCGGCATTGGGGGAGTCGCTGACACCGGCGACGACCGGGTCGGTGGCCCGTGGCTCGCCGCGGACCACCACCACCGGGCAGCGGGCGTGCGCGCTCACCGAGGCGCTGGTCGAGCCGAGCAGAGCGCGGACGCCGGAGTGGCGCGGGCCGCCCACCACGAGCAGGCCGGCCTCCGCACCCCGCTGGGTCAGCGCCACCGCGGCCGTGCCGTGCTCGACGCGGGCACCGACACGGACGCACGGGTGCGTCTTACCGGCCGCCGCGATCGCCTTGCCGAGCATGTCCCCGACGGCGTCGTCCGTGTCGGCGTCGGGGTAGACGGCAGCGGCCGGCATCATCGCCGCCGCGGGCACATAGGTGGGCCACTCGTACGCATAGAGCAGCTCGACCGGCGCGTCGGTGCGCTGGGCCTCGTCGAGAGCCCAGCGTGCGGCCTTGCGCGCGTCCGGAGAGCCGTCGAACCCGACGACGATCTTCTGAGTGGACACGGTGAGCCTCCTCACATTCCACTCTGATCGTCGTTCGTGAACGACCCGTTCGGCAAGGCCAAGTGTCCTCAGCTCTTCAGGACCTTCAGCACCGCCTCGGCGACACCGGTCGAGGAGGCCGGGTTCTGACCGGTCACCAGGCGGCCGTCGGTGACCACGTGCGGCTGCCAGTCGGCGGCGCCGGTGTGCTTCGCGCCCAGCCCCTCCAGGCGGCTCTGCAGCAGGAACGGCACCACCTCGGTGAGGCCGACCGCGTTCTCCTCGGAGTCGGTGAACCCGGCGACGTTCTTCCCGGCGACCAGCGGAGTGCCGTCGGACAGGGTGATGCCGATCAGAG is part of the Actinoplanes sp. NBC_00393 genome and harbors:
- a CDS encoding universal stress protein — its product is MSTQKIVVGFDGSPDARKAARWALDEAQRTDAPVELLYAYEWPTYVPAAAMMPAAAVYPDADTDDAVGDMLGKAIAAAGKTHPCVRVGARVEHGTAAVALTQRGAEAGLLVVGGPRHSGVRALLGSTSASVSAHARCPVVVVRGEPRATDPVVAGVSDSPNAGQVLGFAFEQAAVRGVPLRAVHGFSVPDSGPDLLCEANLAAVAAQRHRLDEIVAGWRGRFPQVPVTTEVLVGAPGEVLAEAAAGAQLVVAGARIRRALRVALRPSIGRHLLHRARCSIALVHG